Proteins found in one Amycolatopsis aidingensis genomic segment:
- the groL gene encoding chaperonin GroEL (60 kDa chaperone family; promotes refolding of misfolded polypeptides especially under stressful conditions; forms two stacked rings of heptamers to form a barrel-shaped 14mer; ends can be capped by GroES; misfolded proteins enter the barrel where they are refolded when GroES binds), giving the protein MPKQINFDEDSRRALERGVNQLADAVKVTLGPRGRHVVLDKKFGGPTITLDGVTVAREIELDDPYEDLGAQLAKSVATKTNDVAGDGTTTATVLAQSLVSVGLRNVAAGANPAALGRGIGAAAEKVVEILKDKATPVKGRDNIAQVGTVTSRDANIGALLGEAVEKVGEDGVITVEESSTLATELSITEGVQFDKGFLSAHFATGSEEQRAVLEDAYVLLHREKISALNDLLPVLEKVVEAKKPLLIIAEDVEGEALSTLVVNSLKKTISAVAVKAPFFGDRRKAFMDDLAVVTGGEVITTELGRKLSETGLESLGRARRVVVSKDDTTIVDGAGSKEDLDARIAQLRKEIEATDSDWDREKLQERLAKLAGGVAVIKVGAATETELNERKHRIEDAVNSTKAAVEEGIVPGGGSALVHAVKELDDFAKTLEGDEALGAFIVRDALHAPLKWIATNAGYEGAVIVSKVKEQNWGQGFNAATGELTDLMAAGIIDPVKVTRSAVSNAASIARLVLTTEASVVDRPEEAEEGQGHGHGH; this is encoded by the coding sequence ATGCCCAAGCAGATCAACTTCGACGAGGACTCTCGTCGTGCGCTGGAGCGCGGGGTGAACCAGCTGGCCGATGCGGTCAAGGTGACCCTTGGCCCGCGCGGCAGGCACGTCGTGCTCGACAAGAAGTTCGGCGGCCCGACCATCACGCTCGACGGGGTCACGGTCGCCAGGGAAATCGAGCTGGACGACCCGTACGAGGACCTCGGCGCCCAGCTCGCCAAGAGTGTCGCAACCAAGACCAACGACGTCGCCGGGGACGGCACCACCACCGCGACGGTTCTGGCCCAGTCGCTGGTGTCGGTCGGCCTGCGTAACGTGGCAGCCGGCGCGAACCCGGCCGCGCTGGGCCGCGGCATCGGTGCGGCCGCGGAGAAGGTCGTCGAGATCCTCAAGGACAAGGCGACTCCGGTGAAGGGCCGGGACAACATCGCCCAGGTCGGCACCGTGACCTCCCGGGACGCCAATATCGGTGCGCTGCTCGGTGAGGCCGTGGAGAAGGTCGGTGAGGACGGTGTGATCACCGTGGAGGAGTCCTCCACGCTGGCCACCGAGCTGTCCATCACCGAGGGCGTGCAGTTCGACAAGGGCTTCCTTTCCGCGCACTTCGCCACCGGCTCGGAAGAGCAGCGGGCGGTGCTCGAGGACGCCTACGTCCTGCTGCACCGGGAGAAGATCTCCGCGCTGAACGACCTGCTACCCGTGCTGGAGAAGGTCGTCGAGGCGAAGAAGCCGCTGCTGATCATCGCCGAGGACGTGGAGGGCGAGGCGCTGTCCACCCTGGTGGTGAACTCGCTGAAGAAGACGATCAGCGCGGTGGCGGTCAAGGCGCCGTTCTTCGGTGACCGGCGCAAGGCGTTCATGGACGACCTCGCGGTGGTGACCGGCGGTGAGGTCATCACGACCGAGCTGGGCCGCAAGCTCTCCGAGACCGGCCTCGAGTCGCTCGGCAGGGCACGGCGCGTCGTGGTCAGCAAGGACGACACCACGATCGTCGACGGTGCGGGCAGCAAGGAGGATCTGGACGCCCGGATCGCGCAGCTCCGCAAGGAGATCGAGGCGACCGACTCCGACTGGGACCGGGAGAAGCTGCAGGAGCGGCTGGCCAAGCTCGCCGGCGGCGTCGCGGTGATCAAGGTCGGTGCGGCCACCGAGACCGAGCTGAACGAGCGCAAGCACCGCATCGAGGACGCGGTGAACTCCACCAAGGCTGCCGTCGAGGAAGGCATCGTGCCCGGCGGCGGTTCGGCACTGGTGCACGCGGTCAAGGAGCTTGACGACTTCGCCAAGACGCTGGAGGGCGACGAAGCACTGGGTGCGTTCATCGTCCGGGACGCGCTGCATGCGCCGCTGAAGTGGATCGCCACCAACGCCGGCTACGAGGGCGCGGTCATCGTGTCCAAGGTCAAGGAGCAGAACTGGGGGCAGGGCTTCAACGCCGCCACCGGTGAGCTGACCGACCTGATGGCTGCCGGGATCATCGACCCGGTCAAGGTGACCCGCTCCGCGGTCTCCAACGCCGCCTCCATCGCCCGGCTCGTGCTCACCACGGAAGCCTCCGTGGTGGACCGGCCGGAGGAGGCCGAGGAAGGCCAGGGGCACGGCCACGGCCACTGA
- a CDS encoding GNAT family N-acetyltransferase yields MIPAETLTGRRVRLRRWRETDVDTLLQVVSESLDHLRPWMLWAVPPYDRAAATDFLTRAQAGWLEGESYAYAITVPGVTVGACGLERRIGPGALEIGYWLHPAHTGSGLATEAAAILVEQAFALPAVDRVQIWHDLANTTSAGVPRRLGFTEVARHTPPRNPPSPGEVGVDVVWELTAEENSRSGVLC; encoded by the coding sequence GTGATTCCCGCCGAAACACTGACCGGTCGCCGGGTCCGGCTGCGCCGCTGGCGGGAGACCGACGTGGACACGCTGTTGCAGGTGGTCTCCGAATCGCTGGACCATCTGCGGCCATGGATGTTGTGGGCGGTACCGCCCTACGACCGCGCGGCCGCCACCGACTTCCTCACCCGTGCCCAGGCAGGCTGGCTCGAGGGCGAGAGCTACGCCTACGCCATCACGGTCCCGGGCGTGACGGTCGGTGCGTGCGGCCTGGAACGCCGGATCGGCCCGGGCGCGTTGGAGATCGGTTACTGGCTGCATCCGGCGCATACCGGCAGCGGCCTGGCGACCGAGGCAGCCGCCATACTGGTCGAGCAGGCGTTCGCTCTCCCCGCCGTCGACCGGGTTCAGATCTGGCACGACCTGGCGAACACCACCAGCGCGGGTGTGCCCCGCAGGCTCGGCTTCACCGAGGTTGCCCGGCATACTCCGCCGCGCAACCCGCCCAGTCCGGGCGAGGTGGGCGTGGACGTCGTATGGGAACTGACCGCGGAAGAAAACAGCCGGTCAGGGGTCTTGTGCTGA
- a CDS encoding anti-sigma-D factor RsdA, with protein MTERDNGRAYDEHELDAAAEDVEQSESEALGRSSLPDITATQADDALLDALGGSDPKVADSLGDQELNALLLAWRRDIDSEPLAELVDTETAVRTVQTAALAQRNGSGGRRRRFLVPVAAAAAVLAIAFTGTGLAARDAQPGDMLWGLTKVLYADQAKSIEAAATVRLDLDEAQAAITAGRYEEARQKLEEARRALEQVSTEEEREKLNAQHRALSLQLGDPQDGSGDNQSDPPPQSNKSQSNKQPSDSQPGSSDDPPTSAQLDPRTSTQQPPSSTSLPPSTTATPSDEGTGSEPGSSPRFDTSGAGEANEPQDQPAN; from the coding sequence ATGACGGAACGGGACAACGGGCGTGCGTACGACGAGCACGAACTCGATGCCGCCGCTGAGGACGTCGAGCAGTCGGAGTCCGAGGCTCTCGGCCGGTCCTCCCTGCCGGACATCACCGCCACCCAGGCCGACGACGCCCTGCTGGACGCGCTCGGTGGCTCGGACCCGAAGGTGGCCGACAGCCTTGGCGACCAGGAGCTGAACGCCCTGCTGCTGGCATGGCGGCGGGACATCGACAGCGAGCCGCTGGCCGAACTGGTCGACACCGAGACCGCGGTGCGGACCGTGCAGACGGCCGCACTGGCCCAGCGCAACGGGTCGGGCGGACGCAGGCGCAGGTTTCTGGTCCCGGTCGCCGCGGCTGCCGCGGTGCTCGCCATCGCGTTCACCGGCACCGGGCTGGCCGCGCGGGACGCGCAGCCGGGGGACATGCTCTGGGGCCTGACCAAGGTGCTCTACGCCGACCAGGCGAAGTCCATCGAGGCAGCGGCCACGGTGCGGCTGGACCTCGACGAGGCGCAGGCAGCCATCACCGCGGGCCGGTACGAGGAGGCAAGGCAGAAGCTCGAGGAGGCCCGGCGGGCGCTGGAGCAGGTTTCCACCGAGGAGGAACGGGAGAAACTGAACGCCCAGCACCGCGCGCTGTCCCTGCAGCTTGGCGACCCGCAGGACGGGTCGGGGGACAACCAGTCGGATCCGCCGCCGCAGTCCAACAAGTCGCAGTCCAACAAGCAGCCTTCGGACAGCCAGCCCGGCTCGTCCGATGACCCGCCCACGTCCGCGCAGCTCGACCCGCGAACCTCGACCCAGCAGCCGCCGTCCTCGACCTCGCTGCCGCCGTCGACCACCGCCACGCCCTCCGATGAGGGCACCGGCAGCGAGCCGGGCAGCAGCCCGCGGTTCGACACCTCCGGTGCGGGCGAGGCCAACGAACCGCAGGACCAACCGGCCAACTGA
- a CDS encoding SDR family NAD(P)-dependent oxidoreductase, protein MSALDGKRALVTGGSRGIGAAVAARLAEDGANVAVTYAGSPERAQEVVARIEGSGRKGMAIRADSADAAAVTAAVDAAAEAFGGLDILVNNAGIFPNGPIEELSVEEIDRTLAIHVRAVLVATKAAVAHMADGGRIISTGSNLAERVPWPGLSLYSASKSALLGLSRGLARELGPRGITATVVQPGSTDTEMNPADGAGAAPQLELNPTGRYAQAADVAATVAYLAGDGGRFINGTAITVDGGLNA, encoded by the coding sequence ATGTCCGCACTCGACGGCAAGCGTGCGCTGGTGACCGGGGGAAGCCGCGGAATCGGAGCGGCGGTGGCCGCCCGGCTGGCCGAGGACGGCGCGAACGTGGCGGTGACCTACGCCGGCTCACCGGAACGCGCGCAGGAGGTCGTGGCCCGCATCGAGGGATCCGGCCGGAAAGGGATGGCGATCCGGGCGGACAGCGCCGACGCCGCAGCGGTGACGGCCGCGGTGGACGCCGCCGCCGAGGCGTTCGGCGGCCTCGACATCCTGGTCAACAACGCGGGCATCTTCCCGAACGGGCCGATCGAGGAGCTGTCGGTCGAGGAGATCGACCGCACGCTGGCGATCCACGTCCGTGCGGTGCTGGTGGCGACGAAGGCCGCCGTGGCGCATATGGCCGATGGCGGACGGATCATCAGCACCGGTAGCAACCTCGCCGAGCGGGTGCCGTGGCCCGGGCTGAGCCTGTACTCGGCGAGCAAGTCCGCGCTGCTCGGGCTCAGCAGGGGGCTGGCGCGGGAGCTGGGTCCCCGTGGGATCACCGCCACGGTGGTGCAACCGGGGTCGACGGACACCGAGATGAACCCGGCCGACGGAGCGGGCGCCGCGCCACAGCTCGAGCTCAACCCGACCGGCCGGTACGCACAGGCCGCCGATGTGGCGGCGACCGTGGCCTACCTGGCCGGCGATGGCGGCCGCTTCATCAACGGCACCGCCATCACCGTCGACGGCGGCCTGAACGCCTGA
- the groES gene encoding co-chaperone GroES, which translates to MSVNIKPLEDKIVVQTSEAEETTASGLVIPDTAKEKPQEGKVLAVGPGRIDDKGNRVPVDVKEGDVVIYSKYGGTEVKYNGEDYLILSARDVLAVIN; encoded by the coding sequence GTGAGCGTGAACATCAAGCCGCTCGAGGACAAGATCGTTGTCCAGACGAGTGAGGCCGAGGAGACGACGGCTTCCGGTCTCGTGATCCCGGACACTGCGAAGGAAAAGCCCCAGGAGGGCAAGGTCCTGGCCGTGGGCCCGGGCCGGATCGACGACAAGGGCAACCGCGTCCCGGTGGACGTCAAGGAAGGCGACGTCGTCATCTACTCCAAGTACGGCGGCACCGAGGTCAAGTACAACGGTGAGGACTACTTGATCCTGTCCGCCCGCGACGTGCTGGCCGTCATCAACTGA
- a CDS encoding TetR/AcrR family transcriptional regulator: MSPRGRPRGFDREAALTAAMHVFWERGYEGASLADLTAAMGISSPSLYAAFGGKEALFREAVQLYGCTFGDRTADALGTQPTARAAIEAMLRDNAKTYTDPGLPRGCMIVLSATNYAPSNIGVRDYLAELRRANQEDIRCRLDRGVEDGDLPAGADTAAMAAFYGTVLHGLSIQARDGWDMDELGMVIDTAMAAWDRCAEPAARH; the protein is encoded by the coding sequence ATGTCACCTCGAGGCCGCCCGCGGGGCTTCGATCGCGAGGCCGCACTGACCGCGGCCATGCACGTCTTCTGGGAACGTGGCTACGAGGGTGCGTCGCTGGCGGACCTCACCGCCGCGATGGGCATCAGCTCACCGAGTCTCTACGCCGCGTTCGGCGGCAAGGAAGCCCTCTTCCGGGAGGCGGTCCAGCTCTACGGCTGCACCTTCGGCGACCGCACGGCCGACGCGCTCGGCACGCAGCCCACCGCCCGCGCGGCGATCGAGGCGATGTTGCGGGACAACGCGAAGACCTATACCGACCCCGGGCTGCCGCGCGGGTGCATGATCGTGCTGTCAGCCACGAACTACGCGCCGAGCAACATCGGCGTGCGGGACTACCTGGCCGAGCTGCGCCGGGCCAACCAGGAGGACATCCGGTGCAGGCTGGACCGCGGGGTCGAGGACGGTGACCTGCCCGCAGGCGCGGATACGGCCGCGATGGCCGCCTTCTACGGCACGGTGCTGCACGGCCTTTCCATCCAGGCGCGCGATGGCTGGGATATGGACGAACTGGGCATGGTCATCGACACGGCGATGGCGGCCTGGGACCGGTGTGCCGAACCGGCCGCCAGACACTGA
- a CDS encoding alkaline phosphatase D family protein has product MSESGEYTTTSARPSRRNVLVGGAAVGAAAMAAGALGTSTAAAQGAGERITGDPFTLGVASGDPDQHSVVLWTRLAPRPLAEDGLGGMNRRHVEVHWEIALDERFRLVVRRGHERTGPEHGYAVHAEVAGLLPGWEYFYRFRVGRHVSPVGRTRTAPLVGIFGSGLAMSFASCSQFEHGYFHAYRYLAADEPDLVLHLGDYMYEYAPNVYVSPDGNVRDHRGPETETLANYRQRYAQYRTDADLRAAHAVAPWLVVPDDHEVDNNWADEVHEKPHIPQPDFMRRRADAFRAYYENMPLRRRSKPNGPDIRLYRQVQWGSLANFHMLDTRQHRDDQACGDGWKVCEDAADPARTLTGPEQEAWLLNNFRRSRARWDILGQQVFFAQRLSASGARSMDAWDGYQGSRERVVRGWQDARVRNPVVLTGDVHTHWANELKADYADPDSPAVGTELVTTSISSGGNGADSDPSTNPNLRRNPHIKFFNAQRGYVRTRIDRHQIRADFRVLDKVTEPDAAVSTRASFLISDRRRGLTEIEPQ; this is encoded by the coding sequence ATGTCCGAATCAGGCGAGTACACCACCACGTCCGCCCGGCCTTCACGCCGCAATGTCCTGGTCGGGGGCGCCGCCGTCGGCGCGGCCGCCATGGCGGCCGGCGCGCTCGGCACCTCCACGGCCGCCGCGCAGGGTGCCGGTGAGCGGATCACCGGCGACCCCTTCACCCTTGGCGTTGCCTCCGGCGACCCGGACCAGCACAGCGTCGTGCTGTGGACCCGCCTCGCACCCCGTCCGCTGGCCGAGGACGGCCTCGGCGGGATGAACCGCAGGCACGTCGAAGTGCACTGGGAGATCGCCCTCGACGAACGCTTCCGCCTCGTGGTGCGCCGCGGCCACGAGCGCACCGGACCGGAACACGGCTATGCGGTGCACGCCGAGGTCGCCGGGCTGCTGCCCGGCTGGGAGTACTTCTACCGGTTCCGGGTCGGCAGGCACGTCTCCCCCGTCGGCCGCACCCGCACCGCGCCGCTGGTCGGCATCTTCGGTTCCGGGCTCGCGATGAGCTTCGCCTCCTGCTCGCAGTTCGAGCACGGCTACTTCCACGCCTACCGCTACCTGGCCGCCGATGAACCCGACCTGGTACTGCACCTTGGCGACTACATGTACGAGTACGCGCCGAACGTCTACGTCTCCCCGGACGGCAACGTGCGCGACCACCGCGGCCCGGAGACCGAGACCCTGGCCAACTACCGGCAGCGTTACGCCCAGTACCGCACCGACGCCGACCTGCGCGCCGCGCACGCCGTGGCACCCTGGCTGGTCGTACCGGACGACCACGAGGTGGACAACAACTGGGCCGACGAGGTCCACGAGAAGCCGCACATCCCGCAACCGGACTTCATGCGCCGCAGGGCCGACGCCTTCCGGGCCTACTACGAGAACATGCCGCTGCGCCGCCGCAGCAAGCCGAACGGGCCGGACATCCGGCTCTACCGCCAGGTGCAGTGGGGTTCGCTGGCCAACTTCCACATGCTGGACACCCGGCAGCACCGCGACGACCAGGCCTGCGGGGACGGCTGGAAGGTGTGCGAGGACGCCGCCGACCCGGCGCGCACCCTCACCGGGCCCGAGCAGGAGGCCTGGCTGCTGAACAACTTCCGCCGCTCCCGGGCCCGCTGGGACATCCTCGGCCAGCAGGTGTTCTTCGCCCAGCGGCTGAGCGCATCCGGAGCCCGCAGCATGGACGCCTGGGACGGCTACCAGGGCTCCCGCGAGCGGGTGGTGCGGGGCTGGCAGGACGCACGCGTACGCAACCCGGTCGTGCTCACCGGCGATGTGCACACACACTGGGCGAACGAGCTCAAGGCCGACTACGCCGACCCGGACAGCCCGGCCGTCGGCACCGAGTTGGTCACCACCTCCATCAGCTCGGGCGGCAACGGCGCGGACTCCGACCCGAGCACCAACCCGAACCTGCGGCGCAACCCGCACATCAAGTTCTTCAACGCCCAGCGCGGCTATGTCCGCACCCGGATCGACCGGCACCAGATCCGCGCCGACTTCCGCGTGCTGGACAAGGTCACCGAGCCGGACGCCGCGGTGTCCACCAGGGCCTCCTTCCTCATATCCGACCGTCGGAGGGGTCTCACGGAGATCGAACCGCAGTAA
- a CDS encoding WhiB family transcriptional regulator encodes MADTRRLPGPNADVWDWQLEGACRGMDSGSFFHPDGERGPARARREAKAKAICQTCPVLELCRSHALAVHEPYGIWGGLSESERESIIRSEKRSLSLTGS; translated from the coding sequence ATGGCAGATACGCGCAGACTCCCTGGGCCGAACGCGGATGTGTGGGACTGGCAGCTCGAGGGGGCGTGCCGGGGGATGGACAGCGGATCCTTCTTCCATCCGGACGGCGAGCGGGGACCGGCGAGAGCCCGGCGGGAGGCCAAGGCAAAGGCGATTTGCCAGACCTGTCCCGTACTGGAGCTGTGCCGCAGTCACGCGCTCGCCGTGCATGAGCCCTACGGCATCTGGGGCGGGCTCTCCGAATCGGAACGCGAAAGCATCATCAGATCAGAAAAACGGTCACTCAGCCTGACCGGTAGTTGA
- a CDS encoding response regulator transcription factor encodes MTTVLICDDRRSVREGLTRVMSAVPGVSRIDCVAHGDELLARYSRQPVDVVLVGTQRAVPTGVEATRRLVSANPQANVIVFGAPDDAGSIAAAIAGGARGYLRWDASRPELVAALAHTLASTSVPAPRQPSDPGVQLTERELQVLRGMSQGKSNGQIGRELYLSEDTVKTHARRLFRKLGVRDRAQAVAHGFRRGLVS; translated from the coding sequence GTGACGACGGTCTTGATCTGCGACGACCGACGCAGTGTCCGCGAAGGGCTCACCCGCGTGATGTCTGCCGTTCCCGGCGTCAGTCGCATCGACTGTGTAGCGCACGGTGACGAGTTGCTCGCCAGGTACTCCCGGCAGCCGGTCGATGTCGTGCTGGTCGGCACCCAGCGCGCGGTACCGACTGGCGTGGAGGCGACCCGCAGGCTGGTCTCCGCCAATCCTCAAGCCAACGTCATCGTCTTCGGCGCTCCGGACGACGCGGGCAGCATCGCCGCCGCCATCGCGGGCGGTGCACGTGGCTACCTTCGCTGGGACGCCTCCCGTCCCGAACTCGTCGCCGCGCTGGCGCACACCCTCGCCAGCACCTCGGTGCCCGCGCCCCGCCAGCCCTCCGACCCCGGCGTGCAGCTCACCGAGCGCGAGCTGCAGGTGCTGCGCGGGATGAGCCAGGGCAAGAGCAACGGCCAGATCGGGCGTGAGCTCTACCTGTCCGAGGACACCGTGAAGACCCACGCCCGCCGGCTGTTCCGCAAGCTCGGTGTGCGGGACCGCGCGCAAGCCGTCGCGCATGGCTTCCGCCGCGGTCTGGTGTCCTGA
- a CDS encoding sigma-70 family RNA polymerase sigma factor, protein MANVGDGLDVPVTAAVEGEPQAVDRLLAAIRPLVVRYCRARVGRQERSFASADDVAQEVCLAVLTALPSYRDQGRPFLAFVYGIAQHKVADAHRAAARNRAEPVAEVPDEVEGGVGPEQRALQGELNARMAQLLDVLPDKQREIVVLRVVVGLSAEETAEAVGSTPGAVRVAQHRALARLRKVLAAEEVV, encoded by the coding sequence ATGGCCAATGTGGGGGATGGACTGGACGTGCCAGTCACCGCCGCTGTCGAGGGTGAGCCTCAGGCAGTGGATCGGTTGCTGGCCGCTATCCGTCCCCTTGTGGTGCGGTACTGCCGCGCCCGAGTCGGTAGGCAGGAACGTTCGTTCGCTTCGGCAGACGATGTCGCGCAGGAGGTGTGTCTCGCGGTGCTCACGGCATTGCCTTCGTACCGTGACCAGGGCCGCCCATTCCTGGCCTTCGTCTACGGCATCGCACAACACAAGGTGGCCGACGCGCATCGCGCGGCGGCGCGCAACCGCGCCGAGCCGGTCGCCGAGGTACCGGACGAGGTGGAGGGCGGTGTCGGCCCGGAACAGCGTGCCCTACAGGGCGAGCTGAACGCGCGCATGGCCCAGCTGCTCGACGTACTGCCGGACAAGCAACGCGAGATCGTGGTGCTGCGAGTGGTCGTGGGGCTCTCCGCCGAGGAGACCGCGGAAGCCGTGGGGTCGACCCCGGGGGCTGTCCGAGTGGCCCAGCACCGGGCCCTAGCGAGGCTCCGCAAGGTGCTGGCCGCTGAGGAGGTGGTCTGA
- a CDS encoding MerR family transcriptional regulator — protein sequence MRAPARATVAAEPTLPVASVARRLGVAPSTLRTWDRRYGVGPSKHTGGRHRRYGQADVNRLELMQRALLSGASTAEAARYALEHLPKSGPGTQAASPEVAVRIEVPDGSVVLAAEEPGGTAGPARLARRLSAAALAMDTHAVQRLLTEAISEYGAVRAWTEVMDPVRAALNGSWRPDGAGAEVEHLLAECALAALLRAAPVPAEPPNQRPVLLGSVPAERDPLPLYALAAGLTAWRLLTQSFAGPLSADVLAVAVRRSLPAAVVLWARRRETADPRLFARLTRGRQRGRLFACGPGWDPVTLPARVELLGELPAAAERIRYVLLGGGTAPS from the coding sequence GTGCGTGCCCCGGCCCGCGCCACGGTCGCGGCCGAGCCCACGCTCCCGGTCGCGTCGGTGGCGCGGCGGCTCGGCGTCGCGCCCTCCACGTTGCGCACCTGGGATCGTCGCTACGGGGTGGGCCCGAGCAAGCACACCGGCGGACGGCACCGCCGGTATGGCCAGGCCGACGTCAACCGGCTCGAACTCATGCAACGCGCCCTGCTCAGCGGCGCGTCCACCGCGGAAGCGGCCCGCTACGCGCTGGAGCACCTGCCCAAGTCCGGGCCCGGGACGCAGGCGGCGTCACCCGAGGTGGCGGTACGCATCGAGGTGCCCGACGGTTCCGTGGTGCTGGCCGCCGAGGAGCCGGGCGGCACGGCCGGACCCGCCCGGCTCGCCCGCAGGCTCAGCGCGGCGGCACTGGCCATGGACACCCATGCCGTGCAGCGGCTGCTCACCGAGGCGATCTCCGAGTACGGGGCGGTGCGCGCGTGGACCGAGGTGATGGATCCGGTACGGGCCGCGCTGAACGGGAGCTGGCGGCCGGATGGCGCCGGGGCCGAGGTGGAGCACCTGCTCGCCGAATGCGCGCTCGCCGCGCTGCTGCGCGCCGCCCCGGTACCCGCCGAGCCACCGAACCAGCGTCCCGTGCTGCTCGGCAGCGTGCCGGCGGAACGGGACCCGCTACCGCTGTACGCCCTCGCCGCCGGGCTGACAGCCTGGCGGCTGCTCACCCAGTCCTTCGCCGGGCCGTTGTCCGCGGACGTGCTGGCCGTCGCCGTGCGGCGCAGCCTGCCGGCCGCCGTGGTGCTGTGGGCCCGGCGGCGCGAGACGGCCGATCCGCGGCTGTTCGCCCGGCTGACCCGCGGGCGCCAGCGCGGCAGGCTGTTCGCCTGCGGCCCCGGCTGGGATCCGGTGACCCTGCCGGCCAGGGTGGAGCTGCTCGGCGAGCTGCCCGCCGCGGCCGAGCGGATCCGGTACGTGCTGCTGGGTGGCGGTACGGCACCCTCATGA